One genomic window of Mercenaria mercenaria strain notata chromosome 2, MADL_Memer_1, whole genome shotgun sequence includes the following:
- the LOC128549767 gene encoding uncharacterized protein LOC128549767, with protein MDTFEKDMRSLWVAIDERGKRVDERVAKVEDKVDGMDIGAGLMANRISDLEKERDSLRDDVVYLKSQSMRNNLVFTGIPEDGGHESFEVTERKLRDHLHTVMKVAKETAQGIRFERVHRSPSAPTPGKTRSIVAKFTYFQDRELVRRQYKELINTKYNVFEQFPPEVVAKRRRLLPKMKEARRQNKKAWIAYDTLYIDGVAVKE; from the coding sequence ATGGATACGTTTGAAAAAGATATGAGGAGCCTGTGGGTAGCGATAGACGAGAGGGGCAAGCGGGTGGACGAGCGTGTGGCCAAGGTGGAAGACAAGGTGGACGGGATGGATATCGGGGCGGGGCTGATGGCTAACCGGATTTCGGATCTTGAAAAGGAGAGGGACTCTTTAAGGGACGATGTTGTTTATTTGAAGTCGCAATCAATGCGCAACAATCTTGTATTTACCGGGATACCGGAAGACGGGGGCCATGAGTCATTCGAGGTAACGGAGAGAAAACTACGGGACCACCTTCATACGGTGATGAAGGTTGCTAAGGAAACCGCTCAAGGTATCCGGTTTGAGCGGGTCCATCGCTCCCCGAGCGCGCCGACTCCGGGAAAGACCAGATCTATTGTGGCCAAGTTCACTTATTTTCAGGATAGGGAGCTTGTGCGTAGGCAGTATAAGGAACTTATAAATACTAAGTATAATGTATTTGAACAGTTTCCCCCGGAAGTGGTTGCAAAACGACGGAGGCTACTTCCAAAGATGAAAGAAGCACGGAGGCAAAACAAGAAGGCGTGGATTGCGTATGATACGCTCTACATCGATGGTGTGGCCGTGAAGGAATAG